The Candidatus Micrarchaeia archaeon DNA window GAATCAATTAAAGATTTAATTTCTTTTCTTGTTCCTCTAAGAATTAGCATCCTTTACCGCCTCTAAAAAGTCTTTTCCTCTTCCTTTTTCCATAATCAATTTTATCTCATTAATTCCTTTTTCTAATTCTTCTTTTTTAATATCAAAAAAATTAGAACACCATTCTAAATCTTTATTTGATTTATATGCAAAAAAAGAAGCTCCAAATATCTTTTCATTGATTCTAAAAGATAATTTTTCAGATTCAATCTTTTCTTTTAAAATTAATTTGGCGTTTTCTATTTTATTTTCTCCATATTCTAAAATATTAAAAACTTCTAAATGGTAGTCCTCGGGTTCAACAGATAAAGTAGGTAATAAATTAATTTCTTGTCGTGTAGTTTTTGAATTTAATAAATAGAATTTATATATCGTTAATAAAAGTTCATTAGTTGCTTTTTTTTCTGTTAAAAGATTACCTAATGAAGTTCTTCTAGTTATCTCTGATTTTAATTCTTCATCTATTTCTAATTTATCATCTATTTTAGTTATAAATTTTCTTTCAATTAATAGATTTTTTACATTTTCAAAACCTTCAACTAAATCTATTCTTGAATCAGGAATTAAACCATTTTGTCTTAAAATAGTATTATATTCTTTTATTTTTCCTCTTTCTTGTTCATCCATTATTTTTTTAACTTCTTCTGCAGATTTTGAAATAAAGGATAAAATAATAGAAGTTCTTGCAGAATTGCTTGTTATTAAACCAGGTTTTTTAATAATTCTCGTTTTTAAGATTTTTGCTGTTTCTCCATACTCTCTTTTTATTCTTTCTTCTAAATTATCTTTTTTAATAAATTTAAGATTTTCATTTTTAATTTTTCCTTTTTCTTCATATTGAACTTTCGCGATTAAATACTGCGGAACATCTCTACCTGATAATAATGTATTCATTCTAGTAAATGCTGTTAATCCATATCTGCCTGTTTTTATTATTCTTCCAATATAATTTCCTTCTATTGGTAAATGAGTTATTAAATTTGGATTTGTATTAATTAATTGCTTAGAAATCAAAAAAGAGGATAAAGCAATTTTAACTCTCTTCAATGTTATTCTCTTTAGATATTCTGTATATTTAATTATAGACAATTGTTTTTTAATATCTGCATTATTTTCACGATTTGAATCTAAATTTAAAGATAATTCTGATGCGCCAATTGAAGGGTGACTGAATCCTCTTGAAAGCATTTCTTTTCTTAATTCATCTAATTCCTTTATACTTTGTTCTAT harbors:
- a CDS encoding DUF530 family protein, which produces MKAEMENSYNFILHANEYLDSVEAPKNIVQIEQSIKELDELRKEMLSRGFSHPSIGASELSLNLDSNRENNADIKKQLSIIKYTEYLKRITLKRVKIALSSFLISKQLINTNPNLITHLPIEGNYIGRIIKTGRYGLTAFTRMNTLLSGRDVPQYLIAKVQYEEKGKIKNENLKFIKKDNLEERIKREYGETAKILKTRIIKKPGLITSNSARTSIILSFISKSAEEVKKIMDEQERGKIKEYNTILRQNGLIPDSRIDLVEGFENVKNLLIERKFITKIDDKLEIDEELKSEITRRTSLGNLLTEKKATNELLLTIYKFYLLNSKTTRQEINLLPTLSVEPEDYHLEVFNILEYGENKIENAKLILKEKIESEKLSFRINEKIFGASFFAYKSNKDLEWCSNFFDIKKEELEKGINEIKLIMEKGRGKDFLEAVKDANS